One part of the Coffea eugenioides isolate CCC68of chromosome 10, Ceug_1.0, whole genome shotgun sequence genome encodes these proteins:
- the LOC113748813 gene encoding AT-rich interactive domain-containing protein 5-like — translation MDKSDVEMEDAGTMPQEGLSHETKSDDALGTPDAHVNKPQGQQLPSHQTSAELQGNAEAAADPLAHEEHGEPNVVGENNDAQPTNIKAEGSDLNISKVEAEDGSFAGGSEVDGSNGAKAQSEEPNKDNKEVDTTEEPNEDNPSGALEEPNKEATNKAEAAEEEEQLVAETGMKVVSSAAKEETSPENSNEVEDAVDSLFEDQKVFEKADEPKNHTQNGQLPFQLPVSEVPPKKKEAADEAPQGEGEEMVKGSAEDFLENETEDTLNGRKEPGVKSVLPATVSDDNVKLGDKTATRITKPEAGDAPAVNKRQPATPDLPMKYSSKRSGSHSGEASKHVAKDAQMLEGDDGTPEEQAAFVKELETFYRERGMDFKPPKFYGQPLNLCKLWRSVIRLGGYDLVTGSKLWRQVGESFHPPKTCTTVSWTFRIFYEKSLLEYERYKIQSGELQFPVAAVPESAGADNEGNGYQASGSGRARRDAAARAMQGWHVQRLFGYGEVGEPIVKDKSPNNMQKRENKVKSIGSLKQKRTSEMELPVKAQRTETYRQLVTTVVDVGPPADWVKINVRETKDCFEVYALVPGLLREEVRVQSDPAGRLVITGQPEQPDNPWGITAFKKVVSLPARIDPLQTSAVVSLHGRLYVRVPFEQANT, via the exons ATGGATAAAAGTGATGTGGAGATGGAAGATGCAGGAACAATGCCCCAGGAGGGGTTAAGTCACGAAACCAAATCTGATGATGCACTTGGTACTCCAGATGCACATGTCAACAAGCCTCAGGGTCAACAACTTCCCTCCCACCAAACCTCTGCTGAATTACAGGGAAACGCTGAAGCTGCAGCTGATCCTCTTGCCCACGAGGAACACGGTGAGCCCAATGTTGTTGGTGAAAACAACGATGCCCAACCAACCAACATCAAGGCCGAAGGAAGCGACCTAAACATTTCCAAAGTTGAAGCTGAGGATGGAAGTTTTGCCGGCGGTTCTGAGGTTGACGGCTCAAATGGTGCTAAAGCTCAGTCAGAGGAACCAAACAAGGATAATAAGGAGGTTGATACGACAGAGGAACCTAACGAAGATAACCCCAGTGGTGCATTGGAGGAACCAAACAAGGAGGCCACTAACAAGGCAGAAGCGGCAGAGGAAGAGGAGCAATTGGTTGCTGAAACCGGAATGAAGGTCGTTTCGAGTGCAGCAAAAgaagaaacctcccctgaaaaTAGCAATGAGGTTGAAGATGCTGTTGACAGTCTCTTCGAGGACCAAAAGGTTTTTGAAAAGGCCGACGAGCCAAAGAACCATACCCAGAATGGACAACTGCCCTTTCAATTACCAGTGAGTGAGGTTCCTCCCAAAAAGAAAGAAGCTGCGGATGAGGCTCCGCAGGGTGAGGGTGAAGAAATGGTGAAAGGTTCGGCAGAAGATTTTCTTGAGAATGAGACTGAAGATACCCTAAATGGACGCAAAGAACCCGGCGTAAAATCAGTCCTTCCGGCTACAGTATCTGATGACAATGTCAAGTTGGGTGACAAGACAGCGACCAGAATAACTAAACCAGAAGCAGGTGACGCTCCAGCTGTAAATAAGCGTCAGCCAGCTACGCCTGATTTACCTATGAAATATTCAAGCAAGAGGTCTGGAAGTCATAGTGGGGAAGCATCGAAACATGTAGCTAAGGATGcccag ATGCTTGAGGGTGACGATGGAACGCCAGAGGAACAAGCGGCATTTGTAAAGGAACTTGAAACTTTTTACAGGGAGAGGGGAATGGATTTTAAACCACCCAAGTTTTATGGGCAGCCTCTTAACCTTTGCAA GTTATGGAGATCTGTCATTAGATTGGGCGGCTATGATCTG GTCACTGGATCCAAGTTGTGGCGGCAAGTTGGTGAATCCTTTCATCCTCCCAA GACTTGCACTACAGTTTCCTGGACATTCCGCATTTTCTATGAGAAG TCTCTTTTAGAATATGAAAGGTATAAGATACAAAGTGGTGAGCTCCAGTTCCCTGTTGCTGCTGTCCCTGAATCAGCTGGTGCTGACAATGAG GGCAATGGTTACCAAGCTTCAGGATCCGGTAGGGCAAGAAGAGATGCTGCTGCTCGTGCTATGCAAGGTTGGCATGTTCAACGACTTTTTGGATATGGTGAGGTTGGCGAGCCTATTGTAAAG GATAAAAGTCCCAACAATATGCAGAAGCGTGAAAACAAAGTGAAAAGCATTG GCTCACTTAAACAGAAGAGAACAAGTGAGATGGAGCTTCCTGTGAAGGCCCAAAGAACTGAAACATACAGGCA ATTGGTCACAACAGTAGTTGATGTTGGCCCTCCTGCTGATTGGGTGAAGATAAATGTTCGTGAAACT AAAGATTGCTTTGAAGTTTATGCTCTTGTCCCAGGGCTTTTGCGTGAAGAG GTGCGAGTCCAATCTGATCCAGCTGGACGGCTGGTCATTACTGGTCAGCCTGAGCAACCTGATAATCCATGGGGTATTACGGCCTTCAAGAAG GTGGTGAGCTTGCCGGCTAGAATTGATCCACTCCAGACTTCTGCTGTTGTTAGCCTGCACGGACGGCTCTATGTTCGAGTCCCTTTTGAGCAGGCTAATACCTAA
- the LOC113750201 gene encoding uncharacterized protein LOC113750201 — MGSSRGGGGWGRRVRSLVGNSMGGLSGRVNLASWAVAGTLAYFLWIKPSQQLKKDQEERAALAAASDPYRYVEKRKPIPDPQDTGLVYGNKNRSNKSPE, encoded by the exons ATGGGAAGCagcagaggaggaggagggtGGGGAAGAAGGGTGAGGTCATTGGTGGGAAACTCCATGGGAGGTCTAAGCGGACGCGTCAACTTGGCCTCCTGGGCGGTGGCTGGAACCCTAGCTTACTTCCTCTGGATTAAGCCCTCCCAACAACTCAAGAAAGACCAAGAG GAAAGGGCAGCGCTGGCTGCAGCTTCGGATCCTTACCGTTACGTCGAGAAACGAAAACCCATCCCTGATCCTCAG GATACTGGATTGGTATACGGTAACAAGAATAGAAGCAATAAATCTCCAGAATAA